A window of Salmo trutta chromosome 17, fSalTru1.1, whole genome shotgun sequence genomic DNA:
ATGATTTAGCTGGATCAGAAAGTTGAACTTGGAACACCGAAAGAAACTCCCTTGCCCAGTTTAGTGTGGGTCATCCTAAGAGTAAGTGCGTTTGCAGCATTAAGCATGTATTTATAAGCCTTTTCCTATATTGCTGTGGATTTAGTTTTAATTCTTGAAGAACATTTTACATTACTTAACTGTTTCAAAAGAAGTCATGGTTTTAGAAAAGAACACCACCTGTACTACAGAATCACATAGGCCGGTTTGGAACCAGAAAGGAGGAACAAAATAAAAGTACAAAAAATAGCTAGATACATGGACACAGGACAAGTAGGCTAATTTGGAAAAAGAAAACTTACTTTTTCTTTTCTCCTAAGTTTTTCCAAATACTCATTTTAAATGCACTTTATAGTTTCATTTTCGATTTGAGGATTACCAAAATCATTTTCCTTATTTTTGTTttcgttttatttatttttcttaaaaaatGGATAAGTAGCAACTTATTCCGAATGACACGGGGAGCTTttatctgcattttgaaagttcGATGAAtgtctcaattttttttattcacaGTCATTTATGACAATGTCTTTCTTTGTGAAAGCAAGCTCTTGTAACAGCTGTTTTCCTTCTACAAAAGAAGCACTAACCATTCTTAACCCCTTTGTTCATTCCTTCTGCTTACTGAATTGACATGTAAGGCCAGTTAAAACTGCTCCCCGAAAGCAACATATCCCTGATGAGGGTTTCAATTGGGGTTTTACCTACCAATCGGACGAAAAACAATTGCTCTATGACCGATGAAGACACTGTGCGCAGTGAAGGCAAGCGAAGTAACAACTTCCCAAATCGTGTTGGCTGGTTGGGATACTGGCTCCGAACATATTCCTCCAGGGCGCACTGGGACTTCTCTTGCAAACTTTCCACATGGGCCACATCTGAGAGGCCACAAGCgtctgaaaaaaataaaacaaacattaaTCATGCTGGACCCAAAAATCAACACATATTTACGACAGAACACTACTAATGCATAATATCCCTCTCggtggctatatatatatatgacggTGACAGGTGCGCTTAAAGTACAAACAATGTTTAGTCATTTGGGCTGCTTGTAAATGTAAAGACAACACACCCTGTTTGCGGTGTTAAATCAGAATGATTTTGACTGTGGCCGCTTAGGTGTGCTTGTAGGCCATAATATAACAACCTATATTGCATATTGATTAAACAATCAAAAAACAATCCAACTGTGATTATGTATAATCAAACATTTAGTGTTTGATTTCACTCTGTCAAATCAAACAGGCCAGTTATCGCTACTAATATCAACATAAATGTCATAttcagtaggcctacattattttcTTGATAAACTGTCTAATACTAGTCACCATTTATGTCCTGTGCATAGGCTAATCATCAATAGGCGCTGTGATTATTAGTGGCGCTGTAGTGCGGTGAATAAGAACAGGCAAATTTCCCTTTTTGTTGCCTTATATTTGGAAACTGGCAATTGTTTGAGTTCGATGCTTGCCTAGTTGATTACAATCACAAATGTTTACATTTTAATAGTAGTTTGGGttaacacacataaacacacacactcgcgcaCGAACGTACGCTGACAGGGTGAGAGAGTTGTGACATGGTGACCTCTGTCGGCTACTGCGTTGTGATTTCGCTTGAAGTAGGGCTAGAAACCGAAACAACCACAAACAGCGATTGTATTAACCAAGTCACCGTAATAACCCCAAAAAATGGCGGATCAATGATATGTAGCTTAGCAGTGCAAACTCTTGTAGTCTACATAGCCTATTCATAGAATACATAATAGCCTACATGCAATCAAATAAAGATTAAAATAGACAAAATGAAGCATTCATTATCACAACGATATACTGTTTAAACATGCAATCAAATAAAGATTAAAATAGACAAAATGAAGCATTCATTATCACAACGATATACTGTTTAAACCCCCAGGTATTTTTGTAGAATTTGCCTAAACCAATAGCTAAATGTTAGTAGTTACATAAAAATAATCAAATGTTGAAGGCTTATTGTAAAAACAACTTATACGTTAGATTAGTAATTGCTTATTTCTGCGTAAGTTTGTGTATTTTCACACGTTTTCTTTATTCCCCACTTTAATTATGTAATTTAATCATATAGGAGGGTAGTCTGGGTCATGACCCAGTTCTGGAAGGAGACCATAAAATGTATTGGATCCCTAGATCTTCCTAAGAGAACAGAGGGGAAATGAAAGTATTTTCCCGAAATATGTGTAATGTCCGTCGTGTGATCAGGCTAAATGTGGTAGAAAGGCAAAGTtgttattttattaatgaaatcTTCAATAAAATACGCTATTCCGTCAACAAAATACGCTATTCCCTACAATTTAGGTCCCTCCCTGGCGAGAATAGGCTACGTTGTATGTCTATTCCCGACATAAACGATATATTTGATTGGTAAGCAAACTATTCTCAAAGTATAACTTCAACAAAAATACCGACAGTTTGTTTTTGATAGCATGTCTCCACTGAAATATTCGTATGAGTGACTTTTATGATGTGAGTCAAAGTTATCTTTCAGAGTATATATTTGGGACAGCGCATTTAGGACACTGTATGAAGGGGCACAACATGTTGCTGTATTGGGGGAAAGGGGAATTAATATGAATAAACTTGTTATTCAGTATTAATCTCTAAGTTCATGAATGGGAGTGGACACAAATTGAATCAAGTGTGCCTATGCCTGACCAAGCAGTAAATGCAAATGGTGGGCCATTTTATGACTAATGCCCAACAGTGCAGTGATATAGGCCTACAGGCAGTTGATAGCTATAGGCCTATGTTTTTATCCTCTATGGGATTTTAGGACAGGCCAGGCGTTTGCGAAAATGTGCACTGTTTATATATTCTATTGCATGCCTAGCCTAGTATTGTTTTCAAACAGGAAAAGACAAAGCACACGTGACCTAAACACATTCTCTAAACGCATAACTGGAAATGATATATtctattgtttttttgttgttgcaattttGAGCTTACCTGAAGTGAAGAGCACAATTGCCTTCAAGCAGCTGTATTCAGCAGAGTCAACGTGCAAAACTTTCAGCTTTTCCACTTGTTCTTGGAAGATCCTAATGTGGTCCATAAAGGCAACCACTCTGTCCGCAGACATGGGGGAGGCGTGTAGGCCAGCCGCCGCCAGAAGTGGAGCCACATGGAGAGGCATGGAGCACTGTGCGGCGTTGAGCACAAATAACTCACTCCAGGTCAACCGCAGAAGAGCCACCTGGTCAGTAATCTGAAGGTCTGGAAAGAAGGGGATATTCCTGGCCCACTCCACCGCACTGAACAGCATCCTGGCCGCCAGTTCACATATGTTCTCGATGCCCATGATGTTGTTGGGTTGCATGCATTGACTGCCATACCGGGACGTTGGGTAGGGCTCCGCTCTTAGCAGTAGAGAGATATATCCGGATAAGTAGGAATGGCAGTGCAGTGGGTCCCCATTTGTCAAGGCGAACTGGCCATGGTGTGGCTGTGTGGGTGGCATCCGTCCCCGTTGCACCGCTGCAGTAAAAAGAGAAACTGCAGATATTGATGCCTGAATTCTACACATCAAGAGACATTGTAATCCTCCTGACCAGGAGGCTATGTCAAATGTTGTTACACTATAGCAGTTGGAGGAATACACATGCTATGTACCAGCTAAGACATTACTTTTGCTATTCAAATGCTATGATGAAATCTATGGATCCAACATTATAAACTAAAACAATACATAGGCTACAACAAATAGGCTAGCCTACATACTTAGAAACAATGACTGTTATTTACTGTAGAGATCGACACAAACATATTTCCCGGAAAAGTAATGGTTCTCTATGGAACATTTTAGAAGTAGTCTAGTTATAAATCTGGGTTTTACATTTTCATTTTGGTGTTTGGCTACAACAACATGAGCTCACTAGAAGCACAAAGGCAAGGCAGTCCTTGCATTTTGTAACCCTTAACCTACTTAGCAATCTATTCGGCTAGTTTTATTTTGACTACTATTTTCGACTGATCATTGAATAGAACCGTTTTAATGATACACATATGCCATTTTCTATGTACAGCTCAGTTTTCTGGTCGAGATTAACACGACACGTATTGCGTGGGATCTAAACAAGCTGTCTCTTCACTCCACACTCGCCATAATAACGTTGTATATGCTTTTGTATTCAAATACAGATGCATATCCATTTTGTCTCTTCCAAGAGGACGATTCAGTACTAATAATCTACATCCAAACTCTTATGACTATTGTTTGTGAAGGCCACGTGATGAATATAGCGTTTAAGAAATATAACACATCAATCGAATGCTAAAAGGAAGGTTTGCTACGATCGGTCTTAAGCACTAAATTCTGACGGCCCCATAGCGTGCTTCGGCCGCGCAGCCTATGGAAGAAGAATATGGGAGACAGCAACACATACAATTACATAATTCATTCAGCACACGACATACAGCGCAAATAAATCAACAAGAAAATAAAAATCCCAATACCTTCCCGTCTCATGCCAACTTTCAGGCATTTTTTGAGGCGGCAGTACTGACACTGATTGCGATGGTGCTGGTCAATGGGACAATTCCTGTTGGCACGGCATGTGTAACTGAGGTTCCTTCGTACGCTCCGTTTGAAGAAGCTTTTGCACCCCTCGCAAGTAAACTGGCCATAGTGTTTACCACTAGATTTATCCCCGCAAACAACGCATTCTATGTGCTGTGGCTGCTGTTTCTCCGACTGCATCGTCTGGTTTGTCGGCGTAGACTGTACAGTGTTGTTCGGGGGTCCTTGGACGGTTGTCTGAGGGGTCGGAGGGGCGACCTGAGAGCCTGACAGATTCATCTGAGGGGTCGGAAGGGATAGTCCTCCTTGTGATTGCGAAGAAAGGGTACCTTGGGTCTCAGACACATCGTCCTGGGAGCCTCTCCACACTACCATTGCCATATCTATCAGTCAACGTAAGGAAACTTTTTGTCTGCCGTTTTTGGTTTCTCGGTGCTTGTTTTCTCAAAAGAATGCTGCACGCTGTAATCAAAattaatagtaaaaaaaaataaaaaatatgccaAAAGCCTACTGTTGTCGATTGTTCGTTGAATCTTCGAAAATGTCAAATTATATTGCTGTTTTAGACGATGCGAAGCACACGTTTTAAAACTGATGTGATGGCGAGCTGAATCGCAGCCTTGCACTCAGAGGCCAAGTCCAGGGGCGCTTGCAGTCAGCCATCCAGGAGATCTTTCAAGGGGGAAAAAATAGCAAATGATTGCGATAATGAAATGAGGTAGCCTATTCAAGAAACGGAGCAGTACGTTGAACGTAGGCGACGTGACAGCAGCATAAAACACACAATTGATGTAGGCTACACACTAGCAGCAGAGCGCTATCAAGTTCCAGCTCAAGTCTTGATGAAAATTATCAACTGGtaaaacaaatattgctgctTCTCCCTTTTCTTCTTGTGAGGTGGTGCGAGCAGCTGAAGCCAATGCTTTAGTCAAATACGAAGTCAACTCTCCGACAAGCAggtgataataaaacaaaaagatCACAACCTATAGAACCTCCTTCATGCACGGAAAAATAATAAGAAAAATAACAGAGAATCAAAGTGATCAAATATGTTAAAAAGGGTGAGGTTAGGAAGTGATTGCGAATAGTAGGAGCTTGGCTGGCAGAATGCTTTCTCTCTGATCAGCTCACTGAGCTCTCTATATAGTGAACTTTGACACGACTGCTGCAACTTAGCACATGTTACCATGGAGATGAGCTGCCATATAAGGAAAGTGACTGTGTTTGACTGGTCAGAGCTCATGGACCTCCCCCTGAACCCCATTGGCTAGTCGGTACTTGTGCTACTTGGTGCCTTGCCAAAGCAGGATAGGGGTCGAGAAGATGCTTGGTCCTAAAAGGAGACGATTTAGAGGAGAGGACCGTGCTTCTAATTCACTCACATTTTTCATTAAATATACATGTAAATTCATGTTCAATGATTACATTCTCTGACCACATAATGTTTCTTATGTGACTGAGTATAGCTTAAGTCAGTGGGTCGTTGCTATCCGGGTTTCTTGGGATGTCCCTTGAAGTTTACATTTCAAATTGttaggttaggtaagggttatggttatggttagagtaaggcttgaggttaaggttagggttaagggtatgGACGTCTCAAGGATCCCGAGAGCACTAACCTAATAAATGTTTCCTGATGTTTATTTTTCCTTACATCTACAAGTCTGAGAGAGGTGAGGATGGTATTTTTACATCTGATATATGCTTTCATGAGATGGAGTAGCCTATAGTGCCCTGCATTAAAGTCAAACTTTAGTCTACCATTAGGCTACATTAGAGATTGCAGTAGAAGTAGGCTATCATAAATTAATCTAGATTACATTAAACATTATAATACGATATGGCTTTGTACAAAACAAATGATATCATTGCTTGTTGAAAATGTTCCTGTCATTGCAACACATTTGCTGTATGAAAGGTGCTATACAAATAGGgctattattattgttttattagACTGATTAGGACATATTATCAGAAAACTTACCCTATGTTCATTCACAATGCTGTGCTGGTACATTGTATTACAATATAGGCTAATAGCTAATATATGCACCATCTTATTTCAGAACATGCCACATCACGGTTTCCTTCTATCAACTCACGCATTGGCCTATTATTAAATTCTTTCTATATTTTTTTAGACTTCTGGTTGTGATGATTATGAATACCTGTAGGCTACACATTTGCAAGTATACGATAAATTGCTTTTTATAGAGTTACTATAAATTAAACACAAGCACGAGGGATTGTAATCGTTAGTCTATAAAGTAGGCCTATTATAGGTAGCCTTGGCGTCCAAGATGTAGCCCACAACACAATGATTTGCCATAGCCTATATGAGAGTTTGgacctctctctcaattcatatCAGAAAACCCGAGATATGGTGAgctattgttaaaaaaaaatgttggttcATGATTTCTAGGCTATAGCTAACAACATTCATGGAGTGTATTGAAGGTTGTTAAACAATATCTGTATATGTCTTAATCTATTATCATATGCTACATATGTCGCATAGGCCTGAGTGAATGGTGTTGCATTTGAAGACAAAGCATATCTATGAAGTATATAGCCTAAATTGGCCCCTATATGCTCCTAGAAGTTTCTAGTCTGAGTATTGTTAGGTGGTACTTTCAAAATCACAATGGGGCTGTCAAAGTTGGGTCTTGTGAAAAATGTACAGAGCTAAATCAGAGCATATGCTGTCAATGGAGGGGATACAGAATAAGGGATCTATTACAGTATCTGGGTGCCCCCTAGCGTATGGATCCTTTCTGTCTCAAATCGAGATTCAATTCCGAGGAGCCTTCCGATATGGAAAATGCCTCGTTCTCTCGTCTTCCACGTTGACCAAAGTAACGTGCTCCCATTTCAAACTGATTGTTTTAGAAAATGTCTTCTAATTGACTTGGACGTCGTCGAGGTATGCGTGTAGGTCTCTGTTTGGGCTCTTCATATCCTATATGCTCTGTAGGCACAGGGAATGTTTGTATAGGCTTTTAATCGTTGATTGATATAATACTTGGTCTTGAGCGTAACCCTCATTCTAAAGTTAACGCTAGGGTCTAAATAATACCCCTGTCTGCAGTGTATCGTATTGTTGTGTTGTGGAATCTACATGACCACTCCATTGGTGAGTATAAACATTTTGTCATGTTTGTTTCCTTAATGAAATGTTTGAATGTGAGCGCATGCTTGGCATTAGGTAGTTGTCTTGGTCGTAAATAAAACGACTATCAAAATGGATACATCAAAAAGCTGTTTAGTCTTAAAACACAGcattttttacataaaaaaatcGCTAAAACCTAACGAGTCTTACCAAGGCTACAGGCAAACGATAAAGATACAATGACGCATAACCAGATAATTATTGTCTAATCGAAACATTAATTGCAATACATATTGAGCAGAAACACATGGTAGGCTACATCTAAACCCACCTATATGTTTCATGAAATAGATCGTGAGATTATTGTAGACAATAATGTACATAGGCTATTCTCACAAACGTACCAAATGCATACGTCGATTCGTCCGCAGCGTGAAGCATCTTCTCTCTTATCAGAATATCTACTAGTCTTCTCTTTTCGATATAATGTCGAGAATAGACAGGCAAGGTGTCCTTTCCAGACGGAATGAAATAGTTCAATTTATGTGCTCAACTTAAACCTTGTAATGTAAATTGACTTGTCGTCATAAGAAGTGGTTGATATGGCTGTCTTTAAAAAGGAGAAAAGTAAAACAGCAAGATGCTCCTGAGCGTCTTTTCTGTTCTACAGTATGGGTAGAAACGCGCCTGTATGCCGCTGCTTTGTGTGGGCTGGAGGAGAGGTATAGGGAGGGGGTGAAGTCAGAATATAGACACCTGTTTGTATTGAAAGTAGTGACGCTTTTATACATTATCGCTTCATTTGTGTCAGAATATTGGATGTAAATCAGTTTCAACATATGACACCAATAGTCTAGCTGACAAGTGGATAACCCCAACTTGTAAAATATTCCTTCGTTGCTGAAAAATGTATATCAGTGTGTTGTaacaacaatattattattattaggctattattattattattattactggtAACACTTGAAATTATTGGTAGACCAATTATTGCTGTTAATATTACTATTTGTATTGTTGTTGATGTGGTTGACAACCACAACTGTTGTTAGTGAACAGGGCAAGGCGAGGTTTGCTTTCAGATAGGCGCATTTCAATTGAGAGATAGCTTCACTGATAGTAGGCTACGTTCTCATCCTCATATGTCTACAAACAAACTTCCGCTAACACACTGAGAGAAAGACatcgagagggggagggagagagtgtgattTGACCTGACCtctgtactgagagagagagagagagactatacggTTGAAGATATTCACCGTTTTTGGTCCTTTGTGAAGTTCAGGGGGTGAAGTCTATATTTTCATACGGCCTTTAAGAGCCTTCCACACATTCACATTTAAACCGTTAGCCTACTTTTGTAGATTAGCCACGATAGGCCTATAGACTTATGTGTGGACAACGAAAGCTGTAAAGAATAACAACTAATGACAGCAATAGGCCTATATGGGCAGTTTCGTCAGTTGAAAAGTAACAGATTTGTCCTATACTTTTTCACATTCTCTGGATAAACGTATGTCTATGATGAATCAATTATAAAAGTAGCCTACAGTTACAAAAACATTTTCCTTTTTTTTGGTGGTGCATTTCTTGGCTAAAATGATCTTCTCAAGACAGAATCTAAAAGCATGGGCTGTAGGGCACAGCAAGCCTCCATACACAATAGCGCACCCCCATCGGGACCTACATCGATTAGGACGAGACTCGAGGATGTCGCCACACTAAATATTTACTGATCACACACAATTTTCAGGATCTTTAACGATTTTCCATTCTCAGTCCGCTGAAAAGCTGTAAATCACTTTATTATTGTTTGTAAAGCAAAGCGCGCACTCTGGGACACAGTGCTTTAAGATGTGCCCTGATCGAGATGAGCGCAGTTAGGTGAATCGATAGACAGTGAATGGCCAAGTCAGTGGTTGATTTCATGGTCGTGCTTTGAAAAAGCCTTCACTCATGTAACAGGTTAAGCTAACAAATGAAGAAACAGTACAACTTTTGTTCACTAAAATTATGTTTAGTCAACAAATGAATTGACAACGTGATCTTAAAGCTGGAAACCTTAGTTGCTACATGtattttggacttataaattaatcatatacccattgattcttaaagaataatgagcttagttcaactgtagtACTCTATCATGTTTTATTCCACTGTTTGTAAAcactgtaaatgtaaacaaacaaccCTGCTTAAAACTATAATTCTGATATCATTAATGATCAATCCGTGCATTCAtatctctgtctatgaatttgagcgTGGCTACATTTCGCCAggtccatccctcagctttttaccgaaacacaGGCACGGTGCTGGTCTCTTATtttttcaattaaggattctagctttaatttATCAATAATTAGCTAGGGCTACCTCATTTTCGGTGACCAGAAAATAGCATTTGGGAAAATATGTAGCCTATAGAATCGGCCTACTTGTTGACAGTGGTACTCAAACACAATACCTAGTATGCATTACTTCCTAAATTTACTATAGCCATATTTTATAGATAAAGGAGATATATTCTGAAAAATAATGTCTATGGTTAATCGCATGCTTATTAAAGGAGTAGGCAATACTGGAATAGTGGGATCAGGCAGTGGCAGGTGAGCCTCTGTGTATTTGGGTGAGGCGGCAAGGCAAGGATGAAAGTTCACTTTAATCTTATCTCTGCCTTCACCAAGTCCTTAAAGCGGGAGATAGAGGGATACTGACC
This region includes:
- the LOC115151982 gene encoding COUP transcription factor 2 isoform X2 translates to MAMVVWRGSQDDVSETQGTLSSQSQGGLSLPTPQMNLSGSQVAPPTPQTTVQGPPNNTVQSTPTNQTMQSEKQQPQHIECVVCGDKSSGKHYGQFTCEGCKSFFKRSVRRNLSYTCRANRNCPIDQHHRNQCQYCRLKKCLKVGMRREAVQRGRMPPTQPHHGQFALTNGDPLHCHSYLSGYISLLLRAEPYPTSRYGSQCMQPNNIMGIENICELAARMLFSAVEWARNIPFFPDLQITDQVALLRLTWSELFVLNAAQCSMPLHVAPLLAAAGLHASPMSADRVVAFMDHIRIFQEQVEKLKVLHVDSAEYSCLKAIVLFTSDACGLSDVAHVESLQEKSQCALEEYVRSQYPNQPTRFGKLLLRLPSLRTVSSSVIEQLFFVRLVGKTPIETLIRDMLLSGSSFNWPYMSIQ
- the LOC115151982 gene encoding COUP transcription factor 2 isoform X1, coding for MAMVVWRGSQDDVSETQGTLSSQSQGGLSLPTPQMNLSGSQVAPPTPQTTVQGPPNNTVQSTPTNQTMQSEKQQPQHIECVVCGDKSSGKHYGQFTCEGCKSFFKRSVRRNLSYTCRANRNCPIDQHHRNQCQYCRLKKCLKVGMRREVSLFTAAVQRGRMPPTQPHHGQFALTNGDPLHCHSYLSGYISLLLRAEPYPTSRYGSQCMQPNNIMGIENICELAARMLFSAVEWARNIPFFPDLQITDQVALLRLTWSELFVLNAAQCSMPLHVAPLLAAAGLHASPMSADRVVAFMDHIRIFQEQVEKLKVLHVDSAEYSCLKAIVLFTSDACGLSDVAHVESLQEKSQCALEEYVRSQYPNQPTRFGKLLLRLPSLRTVSSSVIEQLFFVRLVGKTPIETLIRDMLLSGSSFNWPYMSIQ